The DNA window GACAGCTGGGGTCTTGCGGCTCCTCTGTTGGCCTGCCCAGTCTGCCCGACGACTTCTGACTGGAGTCAGAGTCGGACTCGTCGGAAAAGACGTCTGTTGGTATCGAGGTCTGAACCCCTGAGGTGCTCAATGAACTTGAGGTAACCGTTGAAGGTGAGGATACTGGAGGAAAataagaaggaggaggaggaggaggaggaggaggaggaggaggagaagaagttGTGGCCTTCCCAGCTAAAGCTCTGGCGAGGGGGGCTTGGGCCCAGGACTTGCTGGCGGTTGTTGTGTGCGAGGGGGTCGTTGTGATGGAGCACGATGATGACACAGACGAGGACGGAGTGGTTGTTGGCAGGGGAGGAGGGCTGTTGTTGGTAGTGTGAGAGGCAGGCTGCGAGGTAGATGCGGTGTTAGGATCGGGGAAGCAGGCTGAAGAGTGAGGTAATAAACTAGTAGCGTGCTCTTTGGCATTTCTGGCTGATCGCTTGATTGTTCTGTGTTTGTGCAAGGCCGACTCCAGGTGTTGACTCAGGGCTTCTTCCCCTTTCAGCGTGGTCTCGCAGGCCAGGCAGTCATAGCTGCCTCCCGAAGAGCCACCACTGCCAGGGGTGGGGACCCGAAGCAACATCTCTTGCATGTTCGCCACAGGCTGACCGAAAAAGCAGATTGACTTCAGGTGACTGACCGCCGCCTCTTCCTTGCTGAAGAAGGCTTGACACTTGCGGCAGGCCAGCCTGTACTGCACCTTGGGGACAATGTACTGGtcgaggaggaggaggtgatggTGGGGTCTGTGGTGGGCTGCACTTTTGCTTTCCATCTCATGCTGCTCAGCGGCTTGGTTCTGGAGGGAGGAGGAAGatgagggggaggaggaagaagaggccTCGCCTTTCTGCTCTTCAGTTTTCGCTGGATCTTTGGCAGGTTCTTTGTGGTTCGGGTGATTGAGGGTCACCGGCGTTGGAGGAGGGGCTGGCGTTTGGCTTGCTTTGGGTTGCTGgagctgttgttgttgctgctgatgctgctgctgctgaagttgcttctgttgctgttgttgctgctgctgtagctgCCGCTGCTGTTGCTGGAGCGCCTCCTGCAGGCTTTGCTGATATTGCTGGTAGTGCTGCAGCAAGGATCCCGGAGACAGCCCCATCAGCGCTTGCGACAGAGACGGGTTGTAAGGAAAAAGGCCCTCCATGCCATACATGGGTTGCAGGTAGCCCCCTTGCAAAGCTCCAGGGATCTGGGGCGCATAGTAAGGGGAGAAGCCTGGCATGAAGTAGGGTAGAAACTGGCTGGTAAGGAGTGCGGTAGGGTCTGAAGCTAGGGCTGTCTGCAGTGCTTGAAGCTGGGCTGTGTCCACCACATACTCCATGCCAGGTGTTGGTATGGAGGTGGCGGGCGCAGCAGGTTCGGGTTTCTCTTTCTTAGCTGTGGAGGTGGGCACTGCTGCTGCGGTAGCTTGCAGAGGCTGCTGCTGTTCCGTCTTGTCCTTGGCCTTATCTTTCTCACGGGTCCTCTCAGTGTCGTGGTCCTTGGAGGGCTCGACCCGGGGGTTCGGTTGGGACGTGGAGGTGGTTGAGGAGGGGGCTGGGTGTGGAGTGGTGGTACTACCCTGAGCCGGGCTGGGGGAGGCCAGGGAGGAGAAGGTGGGAGGCTTGTTGGGCAGTCCGGACGTTGGGAGGCTGGGTGAGGGCACGCTGGTACCAGGCATGCTCAAGAGGTTAGAAGTTTTTGGAGACGTTAAAGCTAGAAGACAGAACAAGTAGAGAAGTGAATGAGAGAGTATCATAAATAACAATGTTAGCATTGTAGGTCTAAATCTGATGGataatatttgaaattgttgatTGAAATCCTGGGCAGATTTTactccaggttttatttttacatcgGTAAATATAGTACAATGCAAAAAAGACCTTACTTTATCAAGTTAAGATTTGCAtaacatttgttaaaacaaaggaattaaacaacaacatttctggTGCCTCAATAATAAAATCCACAGACTCCAATAACGTGAACAGTATGAGTGGATGTGAACAACAGTGCACTAGCTGACTGCAGTGCATCATCTCATTCTGTATAAATTCTGTGGTGCTACAGCTCATGATAGAGAACACCCCTTACTTACCACCTTATACTTCTGCAAACAGTTTTTGgatggaaatgtattttatttaaaaaacgttATCACATTCTTCACATCAGAAATAGAGCACCAAGATGCACAGTACCACTTCTGAGCAGCCATAGTAACGTAGCACTCCATCTCACTTACAACAGAATCATTCAGACACGGAAAACAGAAGAATAAACTCATTACAACCTCTACTTGTACTCTGGCAATCAACACTACCAATACCATGTTTGTTTAACAGGCTTGGGGTGTGCAAAACTCAGTTTACTGGTTGCCTATTCTAATTCAGACAAACTAAAATAAAGGCTATGTCATAAATGGTGAAATGACTTCATTGGTGCCACTATAAAGTCAGTACTTTCTCAGCCTGAACTCAAAACTGAGGTTGCATTTTTTCTAATGCCCCTCTCTACCAACTGGTGAATGGCATTGATGTCAATGACGAGACTCTACTTTCTGTATGCTTACAACTCTGGGAGGGGATTAAATGCCATCTGATTTAATGACTAGGAgccgagcagcagcagcaggaaaatCCTTGTGAAACCTACCTGTGTTTGATGAAGCAAAACCTGGTAAAGAGGGGCTGCTGATTCCTGGCAGTGGGACAGGGGGGATCCCCTGCAGGGTAGTGTAAGCAGAGGAGATGTTCAGAGCCTGGATGGGCGAGTTATCAAACATGACCTGCTGCTGTGCCGCAAGCCCCAAGACCTCGTTGGCTTTCTTGATCCGGTCCAGCTCTTGCTGGGCCATCAGCTGGCGGACGGTGGCCGGGTCAAAGTACTCTTTTTCTTTGTCCAGCTGGCTCCCGATTGTGTCCTTCACCTTGCAGATGTGCTGCAGGGAAAAGATGTGGTCTCGCACTGAGTGCCGGGCACTGTACTTGATGCCACACAAAGTGCACTCTGTTTTTGGCCCCTCATAGGATGTCTGGTTAATGCCAAAGTGCTTAGCCATGCTGAGTTTGGACTTTTTCTCCTTGGCCCGTGCATTCTGGAACCACACCTGCACCACTCTCTTTGGAAGTCCAATGTCGTTGCCAAGCACCTCACATTCCAGCATGGTGGGTGTCCTGTAGTCATTGAAGCAGGATTTCAGAACCTTCAGCTGCAGGTTGGTCATTTGGGTTCGGTAGCGCTTTTGGCCTGGTCGATCATCCAGACTCTTGCTCCCAGAGGTGCCTGCACCAGGGCTGGGTGAACAGGGGTCCGCCATGCTGGAGGTCTCGCTGTAATCCACCATGGTTTCATTTTCATAGTCCTTAGCGTAGTAACTGGTGGCAGGGCTTACCAGCCCTGAAGACATCTGGTCTTCGTTCTCCAGTGAAAGGGCTGTCCCTCCAGATTTGGGCAGCAGGTCGCCTGGAATGTGGCCTTGTTTTATCTCACCAGACATTCCAGTTGCACTATCATTATCTGCGTTAGCTTCATCTCCAGTTGTAGTATCAGTGATAGCTGTGTTTACCGATGAACAATCGTCATTATCCAGCTTGTTTTGATCAAAACTCAGGTTGACGGAGGACATGGTTGGGCTTTCAAAGTCCTCCGTCCCTTCTACCTTGATCGAGGACGGGCTGAGGAGAGCCCGGGGGGACAGGTCAACGCCTTTGCTCACCGGTGACAGAGAGGAACAGTGCCCGTCGCTGTTTGAGGGGGGGAGGAGCGAATAGCAGGGGCCGTCCAGGGCTTCCCCTTTCAGCTGAAAACTTTCGTGGTCTGGGAGCATGCTGGATAGAGACAAGTTATAGCCTGCACGCTTTGCTTCATGCCAGTGGCGTGATCGGATGTGGGCCTCCAGGGCAGTTTTGGCTTTAAAGAGAGCTCGGCAGAAAGGACAGCGACGGTGGGCTTGGGCGGGCCCGACTGCCCTAAACTGGCCCTTCCTCTCCCGGGCCCGGGTGTTTTGGAACCAGACCTGCACTACCCTTTTCTTCAGCCCCACCTCGTGAGCAATGTGGTCTAGCATTTTGCGGGTGGGGTTAGAGTCAAGCAGGTATTTCTGGTAGAGGATCTCAAGCTGCTCTGGGGTGATGGTGGTACGGAGACGCTTGTCTCTATGAGGTTCCTCCCCGCTGTTCCCACTGTCATTCTCTCCAGGGCTCGCCCCCGCCTTCTCCTCTAGCTTCCTCTTCAGGGAGTtcatggtggaggtgggagttgAGGGAGAGGTAGCCGAGCTGGAGGGGATCTGGGGCAGGGATCCAGACAGCAACTGGCTGGCCAGGAGGGGGTTGTTTGGATCAAACAGCATGAAGGGCATGTCCATGGGCCGATCAAGGAACTGGGGGTGCATGAACTGATTCTGCACTGTGAGGAAGTGAAGCTGCTGGTGTTCCTGCCAATGTTCGAAGGAGGGGAAGGCCAACttgcactggtcacactggtaaGGGATCATCTGCATGTTTCCcaattgctgctgttgttgctgttgctgagGGGTGGAGGTTAGGAGGGGGTTGATGTTTACGTGGGAGATCTGCGATGGACTAGGGCTGGCTTGGGACACTGTGGGTCCAATCTGCTGCTGCAGAGATGAGGGAGATGAGAGCTGTGGGGTCTTTGGTGTTGCCTGCACTTTCTCCTCTTGTTGTGGCTCAGGTTGTGGCTGCTGGGAGTTGTCTTGTTTGGGTGGACCCTGGTTCTCCTGTGTCTGGTCTTGAGAGAGCGGTTTAGCTGACTGCTTTGTCTTCTCATCGTAGGAGTTCTGTCCGGTAGTGTGGATGGCTTCTTCCTTCTCCAAGGAAGATGTTGCCGGGTTCATATTGGAGAAAGAGACAGAGGATACAGGAAGGGGGCAGAgattggaggaggaggagcaagGCAGGGGAGTGCTACATGAGGAGCCTGACGGGGTGTTATATTCATGCATGGCATCCATAGAGTCTTCATTCTGACTGTCATATTGCCCCTCATCGTCCTCATCTTTGTAGCACAGCTTCTTCTGGTGCTTGATGAGATCGAAGATTCGCTGGAAAACCAGGCTGCACTTTTTGCACTGGTAGTTGAGGTTGGTGGTGCGAATGTAGCGATCGTTGGACAGCTCCCTCCTTTCTCCCTCTTTCCCACCATCACTTTGATTCTCGTAGTTTTTACGGGCTTTCTGGCGGGCATTCTGGAACCAGACCACGATGACCCGTGTGGGGAGGTTCAACAGATTAGACAGCTGCTCAAACTCATCATCCTTTGGGTATGCATTAGCATCAAAGAAATCCTGCAGGACCCTCAGTTGGTAGTCAGTGAACCTGGTCCTGGACGATCTCTTGGACCCATAATACTCCGCTCTCTGGGGCTCTGGGGAAGGTGGTTTGGAGTCAATCTTAGGCTCCTCCAGGGTGGTAACAGGCGGGTTGTTGAAGTTGTAGGGAGAATCTTTGTTGCGTTGGCGCTCCTTGAAGAGTGTGTTGCGGAACCAGTGCTTGATGACCTTCTGGGGTAGGCCAGACTTATCTGCCATCTCCTTAATCTGGTCTTCATTGGGTGAATTGTTAATATCAAAATACTGTCGCAGGACCCGTAGCTGATCGTCAGTGATGCGAGTTCGGGGCCTCttattttgctgctgctgctggagcatGGCAGGGGTGAGCTGTTGTTGGTAGAGCTGAGCCAGGTCAGTTGACAGGGGTTCCATAGAGGACATCTGTGTGGGCAAGGATGGCACAGGCATGGATTGCATCATAAGTGGTGAAAAGAGGGGGAGTTCCATGGACATAGAAAGTTGGTTCACTGGTACGGGAGGCTGCGGGGTAGAGATGGCGGGTGGGGTGAGGGGGGGTACAACAGTTTGGATGTTTGGAGTAGAAGCAGGCTGGGGTGGGGGTAGAGGAGGTGGTGGGggtggaggaggctgtggagcagTTTCAGGAGTCTGAGGTCTGATGGGATAGAGCTTGTCATAGTGCTCCCTGTACTCCTTGGCAAACCTCTCCAGGGAACGGAAGGGGAAGAAGGCTTGGTGGACGTGCTCCTGGTGACTCTTCAGGATCAATATGTTGGAAAAGAGCTTTCCACAAGCCTCGCACTCCAACTTCTCCAAACCCTCCTTCAACTCGGCACCTCGGTTGCCGTTGCTGTGGCCACTTGCCCCTGCAAGTCCGACCAGTCCAGCCTTTTTCTGAACCTTCTGCTTGTTCTCGTTGTACTGGATCACCAACTCAAAGCCAAAGTTCTCCAGAAGGGCCTTGGTGGCATTCCCTCGGGCATCAGAGGCAATCCTGGGAGGAGGAAAGCCAGACTCTGAGCACCCAGCAGCTGTTTGCTGCTGCTCTTTCTTATCTTTGGTTTTCTCCAAAGTGCCTTCTTTAGACAGAAAACTTCTGTCCTCCATCTTCTCAATCATCTCCTTGTCTCTTTGTCCTTCCCTTTCTTTATCAACGTGACACTGTGGCTTTGGCTTTTTCTCAGCTTGGTGTATGAGAGATGCATTCTGCTGGAGCAAAGCTAACTGcccctgttgttgttgctgctgctgctgctgctgctgttggtggtgctgctgctgttggtgatGGTGGATTAGCTGCTGCTGAAGACAAGTCTGCTGTGCTTGTTGCTTAAGGTCCTCCAGTAGGGAGGAGGAGGACCCAGGCAGGCTAAGGGATGAGCTGCTAATCGGCAGGTTAATCTCCGGGTTGAGCTGGAACTCGGCTCCTGGGATATAAAAAGGAAAGAGCAACTGTTGCTGTTGGAGCTGCATCAGGGCTTCAGTGGTCATGGGGAAGTGCTGCAGGAGTGCTGGGTTGAAGAGCTGGGATTGGATCAGGGCAGCTTGCTGTTGAAGCTCTTGCTGAAGCTGGGCCTGAGCCTGGGCTTGGGCCTGAGCtaactgttgctgctgctgttgttgctgctgctggaaCTTCTGTTGCTGTTGGTGCTGTTGCTGTCCCCTAGAGGACAGCACATCTGCCAACTTCTTCTTCTTTGCCTCTCTATTTTCTGAAGAGGAGGGGAGGCCAGCCACAGAGGACATCCCATGGTTATCTACTGGATGATGTTGTGGCACTTGCCCACTCCCCAGCATGCTCTGGGAGTTCTGGCCCACAGCAGAAGAACTGTTGCTGGTGGTCGTCACAGTGTTGGTAGCTGAATTTGGGCTGGGTGTAGAGGTGCCCACTGAGGAGACGCCAGCACCAGCAGCGCACCCACCAACACTGGTGCTGCTGGCACCTGCTGCCTCCAGCTTTGCAGCCCTAGCTTTGGTCTGGTGGAGGACAGAGCGCATGTGTATCTCCAGCGTGGAGCTCTGGCTGTAGGCCACAGTGCAGGTGCTGCACTTGAACGGCTTGTTGTCTGGGCTGTTGGCAGGCTCAGGCTGGCCGGTAGTCGACTCCTGCAAGGCTCTCTTGACCTTGTGCAGGTGGGAGACAGAGTTGTAGTGGACTAAGAGGATGTTCTTCTGGGTGAAGGACTCCTTGCACACTGTGCACTTAAAGGGCCTAGATGGGTCCAGAAACTTCTCCAATGTGAAGTTGGGGCCCTTTCGGAAGGGCAGAGCTCTCTTAGGTTCTAATCCACAGTCTTCCAGCATGCCTGAGTCGCTGCCGACCGGGCTTGGTTTCTCCTCTGGATCACTCTCCTCACATTCCTTTTCATCCTCACCCATAGGTCCCTGATCCTCTCCCAAAGAAGGATCCCCCATGACCATCAAGTCCCCATTGATCAGCAAGCCACCATAAAGTTGTTGGATGTCAGCTTCGCTTAgctccaagtggctggtctcgaGGTGCTTCTTCAAGGCTTGCAGTGTCCTGAAGCTGCGCTGGCAGAGGCAGCACATGGTAGCTGCCCTGATGACATGGTACTGTGAGTGAAGCTGCAGCTTCTCCACTGTCTTGAAGGCCAAGCTGCACTGGTTGCAACGGTACTTATAGACATGACGGTCTGAGACGGGGAGCTGGGGCCTCTTGTTGTGCACATCATTGAAGTGTGTCTGGAGCGCGTTGGATGATTTGAAGACCTGGTTGCACCCCTTCTTCCAGCAGAGGAACCCGGTGCCATCTTCCTTTGCCGATCCCTGGTCTTGCAGTGGAGATGTGTGTGCCTCTGTACCTTCCGAAGTCTGGGGGGCTTTCTCAGGCTCGGCCTCCATGGTTTCTGCTGAACAATAAAAAGATAACTCAAATGAATTACAGTGGCTCCCACGAAGGCGGACTCTTGTAATAGAAATTTATTTCCATTGCATAGACCAAACCGAGGACACTTCATCTTGTTTCTCTTGGGGTCCTTGTTGCATGTACCACCTCACTTTGAAAAAGCATGTCCCCcagggtaggttttttttttcaggacaaaaaataaaaattcattcaGTGGCTCCCCCTGATGCAGAAAGAACATTCTTTTCAATAGGAATATTTTTGCCTGATGAATTTCATTGAACTAACGTTTGGCCTACAGTCATCCTGATTTTGAGATGTTGCACTCCCAACACAATGCACCAAACACACCTTTGTTCTTTCCCTTTTGCGTATCATTTTAATTCATgccttcatttttataatataatgtggTAGAATACCCTGTGACTTTTACAACATTCTCATTACTTTTGCCTCCTGGTTTGAAATGTTCTATTATTTTAATCCCAATGCTCCTAATTTAATTGCACTGGCCCACTACTGAACtgtcttcagaaaaaaatatccAGCTTCTTCAGAACATAATTTTGCAGTACACCTCTGCCCAAGTAAAAGTCCATATTCCTGttttacaacaacaacagaaagggacttttatttgcacatatatgCTACGATATGGCATTCTAATTGGAGAAGCTGCAGCTGTAAGCGACAGTccacaaaaaacagcaacaataaaaacTGAGAATGTTCTAAAAGCCATGCAATTGTTTGTAACACAGACTAACCCGTTTGCAGCATCAGCTTGGGAATGGAATTGCTTATTAACGACAGATTACGCTTTTAGACACGGACTGACCTGGTTGCTTAATTGTGTCGTCAGCACTAGAGTTGGCTGCTGTCTGAGACGGGTTCTGTCCATCCCGTTCTGGGCCTGGCACTGGTAAGAACATGCTTGCGGGCAGAACCTCTGATGCTGTTACCTgtagaaaaaaacacaaagcccAAATATTGACTGCTGCCCTGCATTTTGATATTGTTAGTAAGCTTCTCTGGTCTAACTAATTCTAACTTGCTGCCACCATGCTGCAAAGAAAGGGAATGTACTCTAGCATCAGCATAATACATAGATACTGTAAAATAACCTACTAACTATATTTAATGCTCAGTGATTTAACCATCAGCCACTATGGGAATCCTATAATTCTTTCTGCTCTCGATAAAAGTCCATTCAACCCTTGCAATGCATTCTTTCCATTATTGTAGCAGAAGATGTTACTCCACTGACCTAATACAATTCTTTATTTTCATGCAGCCATACTGAAATATCACAATATTATTGCGGAACTGTTATGCTATATCAATAGACAAGATTATTATATTACTCCAATCCAAAAGTTCTCCAAATAATATGAAACAGGCTCCTCTGTAGCATTATACATTTCCTGACAGTATAACTTAGCAATGCTGGGGATAATATGGGGGAGTGCTTCAGCAAgggtgtctgagtgtgtgtgttttggtaaaTAATACCCCTCTGGTTAAACTCATACTTCTGACAGCCTCTCTAAggcacaaatattatttttttactttatttaccaTCTTGGAATTCACACTTTGATCACAGGCAGTGTATCATGGGCCTAGAAACTTTTCCTGCAACCAATTAGTGAGATGGGCTGAAAGGCCTACCTTGGACGACTAAAAAGCTTATTAGGGCGCCTAATTAAATCACTCTCCCTTGTAAAAACTGCATCTCACTCCTGTTGAATGGAGCAATGTGGAGGGATGCTGTCATACTCTACAATAAGAGTATGGTGCAGAAATCCACTGGCTAGCAAAAATAGCGAGTAACTAGGGGGAAAGTGCTCTAGGATTTCTGTGCGAATAAGAGTGACTGTAATGGACTGCAGAGTGGTGACCAACAGGGAAAGGCTTAGATGACTGGGCAGTATAGTGAACCCATTGGCAGGGACCAGAGAAACAGAAACGTACAGATATATTATACATGGCATGACACCTGCCAATAGAGGCAAGTCAGGAAGGCACTTATTCAAAGTGACAGATCTGTAAGGTGTTTAAATTATTCTTTAGAGATCAGTGACTATCCCTCATTGAGTTTAAACAGGGAGATGAAGCTTTTCTGAATTACAGGTGTACATGTCAGGCATCGCATTTGCTTAATAAATTAACCAGTCATATATGTAGTGTGTCTATGTACTGCAGTTTCTTTCTTTAAACTGTGCAACCTCTGCACAtacatagacagatagatagatataatatgCTGCTGTATACTctaatttcattttgtaattagaAGATCTCAAGGAGCAATGAATATTGATTAGAAAGTGAGACAACAGCGGCAGGGTTTTCTCTTCACTCGAAAGGTTGAAGTCAATCATGTGTGAAtgacagtgccccccccccccaaaaaaaagacaacaattcATCACAAGCTCTCATTAGTAGGCTCCTATTTAACAATAATCAGTGACTGAGATTCGAAGAGGCTGGGAGATGCGGTACTGTCGGCTTCACCTTCCTTCAATTAACTC is part of the Polyodon spathula isolate WHYD16114869_AA chromosome 13, ASM1765450v1, whole genome shotgun sequence genome and encodes:
- the LOC121325903 gene encoding zinc finger homeobox protein 3-like isoform X2, which encodes MESCESPVVSGTDDGLATTLSQQQQHLPPQPWNEHPRAPTPPSSQPLPLEPLSLSAPYPSQLQAHSVPLQEGVREQQKHPTHTAPGESAKAERQTRTEEEEEEEGSCGEEEDDDELDDLDDDEGMDCYPSLQPFPGMPVASGGGMPTLLGRRTRQPVAAESGSEEGEEEEEECSDVENLAGEIVYQPDGSAYIVESISQLIQSGGGVAPSGLLHTNSLLPSLGKQGEPAGTSSAVYPQIINTFHIASSFGKWFGSPDQGFPNTSSLAGLSPVLHSFRVFDVRHKSNKDYLNSDGSAKNSCVSKDVPNNVDFSKFDGLALYGQGKPILMCFLCKLSFGYVRSFATHAVHDHRMTLSEDERRLLGHKPTSAIIQGIGKDKEPLISFLEPKNKSPPPPPTLLPMGPGQSFYGTFSGVQLEGGSSSSSGGGGGREALKKDLDSGPQQTLLSSLVTLGGLGSPKQPLLTSAQGPAKDSSAPSERGGRAEGPVGGRGGTQRGENEEGDRERGEGKVHFPSDDVSDEEDLIEDEEEEEDDVVNAVACSSSSGREGGELAVSNQSISKSPLLMPSRALQPSACPFEASTAHRDSKSTSSISSSSFLTELEGEGDGGGRNSELLVSFNCQGMTVPAAAAAAVAAAAGKGEEEEEMASNTSSAPLASTSPTNISITNATDESAIRDSATAPEPNESLAEGEEDNGALMHHHHLLHHHHHHHLLHPSQHPHSHPHPGTPCELAGAGECPQDGGASGSGSGSGVECPKCDTVLGSSRSLGGHMTMMHSRNSCKTLKCPKCNWHYKYQQTLEAHMKEKHPDLGGSCVYCTSGQSHPRLARGESYTCGYKPFRCEVCNYSTTTKGNLSIHMQSDKHLNNMQNLQNGSSIAAVTTAGDQVFGQAPGGVVGVPSAAQAPVHHHPAHHHHHPVQATAHSTGACGTPSPTKPKSKPMWRCEVCDYETNVARNLRIHMTSEKHMHNMMLLQQNMSQMQHGRLGLGALPSPSEAELYQYYLTQNMNLPPGLKMDSSGADTQYLLGSFQLDPNMAALAPALVGSEIPMDMRLGGGQLVSEELMSLGESLSQSSDPSLKLFQCAVCNRFTTDNLELLGLHMGSERSLPEEEWRTVVGDSHQCKLCRYTTQLKANFQLHCKTDKHVQKYQLVAHIKEGGKGNEWRLKCVAIGNPVHLKCNACDYYTNSLEKLRLHTVNSRHEASLKLYKHLQQHESSVEGEACYYHCVLCNYSTKAKLNLIQHVRSMKHQRSESLRKLQRLQKGLPEEEEELGTIFTIRKCPSVDTGELSEDVEAASETTTDQEDQTKDRDSGGEKELTKGTAASSLVEKDQTDSSLPSKRPSSGSGATEAALASKRPRTTDQTSVEQMYQCPYCKYSNTDVNRIRMHVMTQHSVQPMFRCPLCQDMLKNKIHLQFHLTHLHSVAPDCVEKLIATVTASEVLPASMFLPVPGPERDGQNPSQTAANSSADDTIKQPETMEAEPEKAPQTSEGTEAHTSPLQDQGSAKEDGTGFLCWKKGCNQVFKSSNALQTHFNDVHNKRPQLPVSDRHVYKYRCNQCSLAFKTVEKLQLHSQYHVIRAATMCCLCQRSFRTLQALKKHLETSHLELSEADIQQLYGGLLINGDLMVMGDPSLGEDQGPMGEDEKECEESDPEEKPSPVGSDSGMLEDCGLEPKRALPFRKGPNFTLEKFLDPSRPFKCTVCKESFTQKNILLVHYNSVSHLHKVKRALQESTTGQPEPANSPDNKPFKCSTCTVAYSQSSTLEIHMRSVLHQTKARAAKLEAAGASSTSVGGCAAGAGVSSVGTSTPSPNSATNTVTTTSNSSSAVGQNSQSMLGSGQVPQHHPVDNHGMSSVAGLPSSSENREAKKKKLADVLSSRGQQQHQQQQKFQQQQQQQQQQLAQAQAQAQAQLQQELQQQAALIQSQLFNPALLQHFPMTTEALMQLQQQQLLFPFYIPGAEFQLNPEINLPISSSSLSLPGSSSSLLEDLKQQAQQTCLQQQLIHHHQQQQHHQQQQQQQQQQQQGQLALLQQNASLIHQAEKKPKPQCHVDKEREGQRDKEMIEKMEDRSFLSKEGTLEKTKDKKEQQQTAAGCSESGFPPPRIASDARGNATKALLENFGFELVIQYNENKQKVQKKAGLVGLAGASGHSNGNRGAELKEGLEKLECEACGKLFSNILILKSHQEHVHQAFFPFRSLERFAKEYREHYDKLYPIRPQTPETAPQPPPPPPPPLPPPQPASTPNIQTVVPPLTPPAISTPQPPVPVNQLSMSMELPLFSPLMMQSMPVPSLPTQMSSMEPLSTDLAQLYQQQLTPAMLQQQQQNKRPRTRITDDQLRVLRQYFDINNSPNEDQIKEMADKSGLPQKVIKHWFRNTLFKERQRNKDSPYNFNNPPVTTLEEPKIDSKPPSPEPQRAEYYGSKRSSRTRFTDYQLRVLQDFFDANAYPKDDEFEQLSNLLNLPTRVIVVWFQNARQKARKNYENQSDGGKEGERRELSNDRYIRTTNLNYQCKKCSLVFQRIFDLIKHQKKLCYKDEDDEGQYDSQNEDSMDAMHEYNTPSGSSCSTPLPCSSSSNLCPLPVSSVSFSNMNPATSSLEKEEAIHTTGQNSYDEKTKQSAKPLSQDQTQENQGPPKQDNSQQPQPEPQQEEKVQATPKTPQLSSPSSLQQQIGPTVSQASPSPSQISHVNINPLLTSTPQQQQQQQQLGNMQMIPYQCDQCKLAFPSFEHWQEHQQLHFLTVQNQFMHPQFLDRPMDMPFMLFDPNNPLLASQLLSGSLPQIPSSSATSPSTPTSTMNSLKRKLEEKAGASPGENDSGNSGEEPHRDKRLRTTITPEQLEILYQKYLLDSNPTRKMLDHIAHEVGLKKRVVQVWFQNTRARERKGQFRAVGPAQAHRRCPFCRALFKAKTALEAHIRSRHWHEAKRAGYNLSLSSMLPDHESFQLKGEALDGPCYSLLPPSNSDGHCSSLSPVSKGVDLSPRALLSPSSIKVEGTEDFESPTMSSVNLSFDQNKLDNDDCSSVNTAITDTTTGDEANADNDSATGMSGEIKQGHIPGDLLPKSGGTALSLENEDQMSSGLVSPATSYYAKDYENETMVDYSETSSMADPCSPSPGAGTSGSKSLDDRPGQKRYRTQMTNLQLKVLKSCFNDYRTPTMLECEVLGNDIGLPKRVVQVWFQNARAKEKKSKLSMAKHFGINQTSYEGPKTECTLCGIKYSARHSVRDHIFSLQHICKVKDTIGSQLDKEKEYFDPATVRQLMAQQELDRIKKANEVLGLAAQQQVMFDNSPIQALNISSAYTTLQGIPPVPLPGISSPSLPGFASSNTALTSPKTSNLLSMPGTSVPSPSLPTSGLPNKPPTFSSLASPSPAQGSTTTPHPAPSSTTSTSQPNPRVEPSKDHDTERTREKDKAKDKTEQQQPLQATAAAVPTSTAKKEKPEPAAPATSIPTPGMEYVVDTAQLQALQTALASDPTALLTSQFLPYFMPGFSPYYAPQIPGALQGGYLQPMYGMEGLFPYNPSLSQALMGLSPGSLLQHYQQYQQSLQEALQQQQRQLQQQQQQQQKQLQQQQHQQQQQQLQQPKASQTPAPPPTPVTLNHPNHKEPAKDPAKTEEQKGEASSSSSPSSSSSLQNQAAEQHEMESKSAAHHRPHHHLLLLDQYIVPKVQYRLACRKCQAFFSKEEAAVSHLKSICFFGQPVANMQEMLLRVPTPGSGGSSGGSYDCLACETTLKGEEALSQHLESALHKHRTIKRSARNAKEHATSLLPHSSACFPDPNTASTSQPASHTTNNSPPPLPTTTPSSSVSSSCSITTTPSHTTTASKSWAQAPLARALAGKATTSSPPPPPPPPPPPPSYFPPVSSPSTVTSSSLSTSGVQTSIPTDVFSDESDSDSSQKSSGRLGRPTEEPQDPSCHQDSSNSLASVGTDSIRL